From the genome of Pantoea alfalfae, one region includes:
- the mutL gene encoding DNA mismatch repair endonuclease MutL — translation MPIQILPPQLANQIAAGEVVERPASVVKELVENSLDAGATRIDVDIEKGGAKLIRIRDNGCGIVKSELSMALARHATSKITSLDDLEAIMSLGFRGEALASISSVSRLTLTSRTADQTEAWQAYAEGRDMAVTVKPAAHPCGTTLEVLDLFYNTPARRKFMRTEKTEFGHIDEVIRRIALARFDVALSLSHNGKMMRQYRAVSEESQRERRLASICGTTFMQHALRIDWQHDDLSLRGWVADPAGSRQVTDLQYCYVNGRMMRDKLINHAIRQAFQTQLQDDQQPAYVLYLEIDPHQVDVNVHPAKHEVRFHQSRLVHDFIYQGVVSALQAMATPTLPALQAEEPAPRWQPENRQAAGGNHFAQPSASVSEKKSAASGRETQPAPAWQNKENGYRQREGAVYQQLLKTPVSTSSPPKAREPIARQPERPSPLAAHAQSFGRVLTVLHNHFALLEQDQTLMLMALPVAARWLKQAQLEPGEEGLKPQPLLIPVRLKIAQEERQAAKEKSSLLNQMGIELQPEGDHVTLRAVPLPLRTQNLQILIPELLGYLARQQEISATQLAQWLARRQDTESSDWNHSQAINLLAELERLCPQLLKSPPSGLLQPIEIESAINALKHE, via the coding sequence ATGCCGATTCAAATTTTACCACCCCAGCTGGCTAACCAGATTGCGGCGGGTGAAGTGGTTGAGCGTCCTGCCTCCGTGGTTAAAGAGCTGGTGGAGAATAGCCTGGATGCCGGCGCGACGCGTATTGACGTTGATATTGAAAAAGGCGGCGCAAAGCTGATTCGCATTCGTGACAACGGGTGCGGCATCGTGAAAAGCGAGCTGTCGATGGCACTCGCCCGTCACGCTACCAGTAAAATAACCTCACTGGATGACCTGGAAGCGATCATGAGCCTGGGTTTTCGTGGTGAAGCGTTGGCCAGTATCAGTTCTGTCTCCCGTCTGACACTCACCTCACGCACCGCCGATCAAACTGAAGCCTGGCAGGCCTATGCAGAAGGGCGTGATATGGCGGTAACGGTTAAACCGGCGGCGCATCCCTGTGGTACCACACTGGAAGTGCTGGACCTGTTTTATAACACGCCGGCACGCCGCAAATTTATGCGCACCGAGAAAACCGAGTTCGGTCATATCGACGAGGTCATTCGCCGTATTGCCCTGGCACGTTTTGATGTCGCCCTTTCGCTAAGCCACAACGGTAAAATGATGCGTCAGTATCGGGCCGTCAGCGAGGAGAGCCAGCGCGAACGGCGGCTGGCTTCTATCTGCGGCACCACGTTTATGCAGCATGCGCTGCGCATCGACTGGCAGCATGACGACCTCTCGCTGCGCGGCTGGGTTGCCGACCCTGCCGGTTCGCGCCAGGTCACCGATCTGCAGTATTGCTATGTGAATGGCCGAATGATGCGCGATAAACTGATTAACCACGCTATTCGCCAGGCGTTCCAGACTCAGCTCCAGGATGACCAGCAGCCCGCTTATGTGCTCTATCTGGAGATCGACCCACATCAGGTTGATGTCAACGTCCATCCGGCCAAGCACGAAGTACGGTTTCATCAATCACGCCTGGTGCATGATTTTATCTATCAGGGTGTGGTCAGCGCATTACAGGCGATGGCGACACCGACCTTACCTGCGCTCCAGGCAGAAGAGCCCGCACCGCGCTGGCAGCCGGAAAACCGTCAGGCAGCAGGCGGTAATCATTTTGCGCAGCCATCGGCATCCGTCAGTGAGAAGAAATCAGCAGCATCCGGGCGTGAAACACAGCCTGCTCCGGCCTGGCAGAACAAAGAGAATGGGTATCGTCAACGTGAAGGGGCGGTTTATCAGCAGTTGCTGAAAACGCCTGTCAGCACGTCATCACCGCCAAAAGCCCGCGAGCCGATAGCGCGTCAGCCCGAAAGACCCTCGCCACTGGCCGCGCATGCTCAAAGTTTTGGCCGTGTACTGACCGTGTTACACAATCACTTTGCACTGCTGGAGCAGGATCAGACATTAATGCTGATGGCGTTGCCGGTGGCGGCGCGCTGGCTGAAACAGGCGCAGCTTGAACCGGGCGAAGAGGGGCTTAAACCGCAGCCACTATTGATCCCGGTGCGCCTGAAAATCGCCCAGGAAGAACGACAGGCAGCAAAAGAAAAGAGCAGCCTGCTCAATCAGATGGGCATTGAACTTCAGCCCGAAGGAGACCACGTGACATTGCGCGCGGTGCCTTTACCGTTACGAACACAAAATTTACAAATCTTGATTCCTGAGCTGTTAGGCTATCTCGCCCGGCAGCAGGAGATCTCTGCGACGCAACTGGCCCAGTGGCTGGCGCGGCGTCAGGATACAGAGTCCTCCGACTGGAATCACTCACAGGCGATCAACCTGCTGGCAGAGCTTGAACGGCTTTGCCCACAGCTGCTGAAATCGCCGCCTTCAGGCTTATTACAGCCCATAGAGATTGAGAGCGCGATCAACGCGTTGAAGCATGAGTGA
- the amiB gene encoding N-acetylmuramoyl-L-alanine amidase AmiB, which produces MMSRMKIALVSLLLLVCTPLFAATLSDIKVANGDSQATVTLNFAGQPVYAFFSLHNPNRVVLDVRQSGVVQGLPLNFSGENIVKRIRTSTPKDKQSVRLVFELTQAGKTRAVTQRNGNSYSVVFTITGKPPAVTRSVPAPVTAPTRVPTQSAAAANPFNSNPVTSVTSTASTVSPGRAVSQNDTVIVAIDAGHGGQDPGAIGQRGLKEKNVTIAIARKLRVLLNNDPMFKGVLTRDGDYFISVMGRSDVARKANANVLVSIHADAAPSHAATGASVWVLSNRRANNEMANWLEQKEKQSELLGGAGDLLANSQADPYLSQAVLDLQFGHSQRVGYDIAQKVLQQMRSVTSLHKRLPEHASLGVLRSPDIPSLLVETGFISNSSEERLLGSSAHQDKIAQSIYKGLRTYFLAHPLQSIPKEENRPLGSSPAVSVASNPATGVTQYTGATQRHTVTRGETLSGIAAQYGVSMNTLREMNTLKRDVVWVGQRLKVPASAVASRTTRATPRGVVRHKVVVGDSLTGIAAHYGVSPKAIMQTNNLKSTNVMLGQNLKIPAS; this is translated from the coding sequence ATGATGTCACGGATGAAAATAGCACTGGTATCACTGCTGCTGCTGGTCTGTACGCCCCTGTTTGCTGCCACGCTGTCTGATATCAAAGTGGCCAATGGCGATAGTCAGGCTACCGTTACGCTGAACTTTGCCGGACAGCCGGTCTATGCCTTTTTCTCTCTGCACAACCCGAATCGTGTAGTGCTGGATGTGCGCCAGAGCGGCGTGGTTCAGGGGCTGCCGTTAAATTTCAGCGGTGAAAACATCGTAAAGCGAATTCGCACCAGCACCCCTAAAGATAAACAGAGCGTGCGGCTGGTGTTTGAGCTGACGCAGGCGGGTAAAACCCGGGCGGTCACCCAACGCAATGGCAACAGCTACAGCGTAGTCTTCACCATTACCGGTAAGCCACCTGCTGTTACGCGCAGTGTGCCTGCGCCCGTCACAGCACCGACGCGCGTACCCACCCAGAGTGCCGCAGCGGCTAACCCCTTTAATTCGAATCCGGTGACGTCCGTGACCAGCACAGCCAGCACCGTGAGTCCTGGCCGGGCCGTTAGCCAGAACGATACCGTGATTGTGGCGATTGATGCCGGACATGGCGGTCAGGATCCCGGCGCCATCGGGCAGCGCGGACTGAAAGAGAAGAACGTCACGATCGCGATTGCACGTAAACTGCGGGTGTTGCTGAATAACGATCCGATGTTTAAAGGCGTCCTGACGCGTGATGGCGACTATTTTATCTCGGTTATGGGCCGCTCCGACGTGGCGCGTAAAGCCAACGCCAACGTGCTGGTTTCAATTCATGCTGACGCCGCGCCGAGCCATGCGGCGACCGGTGCATCGGTCTGGGTATTATCAAACCGCCGGGCCAATAACGAGATGGCTAACTGGCTGGAGCAGAAAGAGAAACAGTCTGAGCTGCTGGGCGGCGCAGGTGACCTGCTGGCTAACAGTCAGGCCGACCCCTACCTCAGCCAGGCGGTACTTGACCTGCAATTCGGCCACTCGCAGCGGGTCGGTTATGACATCGCCCAGAAAGTGTTGCAGCAGATGCGTAGCGTGACGTCGCTGCATAAACGTCTGCCTGAGCATGCCAGTCTTGGCGTGCTGCGTTCACCCGATATTCCTTCTTTGCTGGTGGAAACCGGCTTTATCAGTAATTCCTCGGAGGAGCGACTGCTTGGCAGTAGCGCACACCAGGATAAGATTGCGCAGTCGATCTATAAGGGTCTGCGCACTTATTTCCTGGCGCACCCGCTGCAATCCATCCCAAAGGAGGAAAACCGGCCGCTGGGCTCGTCGCCAGCGGTTAGCGTCGCCAGCAACCCGGCGACAGGTGTGACACAATATACCGGAGCAACGCAGCGCCATACGGTAACGCGTGGTGAGACACTTTCCGGTATTGCCGCGCAGTATGGCGTCAGCATGAACACCCTGCGTGAGATGAACACCCTGAAGCGGGATGTGGTGTGGGTCGGACAGCGGCTCAAAGTGCCGGCCAGTGCAGTCGCCAGTCGCACCACGCGCGCTACGCCGCGCGGCGTTGTGCGCCACAAAGTTGTGGTGGGCGATTCATTAACCGGCATTGCCGCACACTACGGCGTCAGTCCAAAAGCGATAATGCAGACCAATAATCTGAAGTCGACCAACGTCATGTTGGGGCAGAACCTGAAAATTCCTGCATCCTGA
- the miaA gene encoding tRNA (adenosine(37)-N6)-dimethylallyltransferase MiaA, which produces MSELNQAGRPKAIFLMGPTASGKTALAIELRKQLPVELISVDSALIYRQMDIGTAKPSAEELAVAPHRLLDIRDPAETYSAAEFRRDALAEMADIVEAGRIPLLVGGTMLYFKALLEGLSPLPSADPDVRQRIEQTAREKGWEALHRQLCEIDPVAGSRIHPNDPQRLSRALEVFFISGKTLTELTKTSGEALPYDVQQFAIAPASRELLHQRIALRFEQMLASGFEAESRALFARGDLHTDMPSIRCVGYRQMWSYLSGEIDYSEMVYRGICATRQLAKRQMTWLRGWENVHWLDSDEPRLARDTVLQVLSAKHG; this is translated from the coding sequence ATGAGTGAATTAAACCAGGCTGGCCGGCCAAAGGCTATTTTTTTGATGGGACCCACGGCGTCTGGCAAAACGGCTTTAGCAATTGAATTGCGTAAGCAGTTACCAGTGGAACTAATCAGCGTAGATTCTGCCTTAATCTATCGTCAGATGGATATTGGCACGGCGAAACCGTCGGCTGAGGAGTTAGCAGTGGCGCCCCATCGTCTGCTCGACATCCGCGACCCCGCAGAAACCTATTCGGCAGCGGAGTTCCGGCGGGATGCTTTAGCAGAAATGGCGGATATCGTTGAAGCCGGACGAATACCGTTGCTTGTTGGTGGAACCATGCTCTACTTCAAGGCGTTACTTGAAGGATTGTCGCCGTTGCCCTCGGCCGATCCCGACGTTCGTCAGCGGATAGAGCAAACGGCGCGTGAAAAAGGCTGGGAAGCTTTACACCGCCAGCTGTGTGAAATCGACCCGGTTGCCGGCAGTCGTATTCATCCGAATGATCCGCAGAGACTTTCGCGAGCACTGGAAGTTTTTTTTATTTCGGGTAAAACTTTAACGGAACTGACAAAAACATCCGGTGAAGCGTTACCCTACGACGTGCAACAGTTTGCCATCGCCCCCGCGAGCCGCGAATTGCTGCACCAGCGCATCGCGTTGCGTTTTGAGCAGATGTTGGCGTCAGGATTTGAAGCGGAGTCTCGGGCCCTGTTTGCACGAGGTGATTTGCATACGGACATGCCTTCCATTCGTTGTGTTGGTTATCGTCAGATGTGGTCTTATTTGTCGGGCGAAATCGATTACAGCGAGATGGTTTATCGGGGAATTTGCGCAACCCGGCAGCTTGCTAAGCGACAGATGACCTGGTTACGCGGTTGGGAAAATGTTCACTGGCTTGACAGTGACGAGCCCCGGCTGGCGCGTGATACAGTGTTACAGGTTCTTAGTGCGAAGCATGGGTGA
- the hflK gene encoding FtsH protease activity modulator HflK — protein sequence MAWNQPGNNGQDRDPWGSSNNQGGNSGGNKGGRESGPPDLDDIFRKLSKKLGGLGGGKQSDNGQRGSGSGGKIVGIVAVAAVVIWAASGFYTIKEAERGVVTRFGKFSHLVEPGLNWKPTFVDQVRAVNVESVRELAASGVMLTSDENVVRVEMNVQYRVTDPERYLYAVTSADDSLRQATDSALRGVIGRSTMDRILTEGRTVVRSDTQREIDETIRPYNMGIAVLDVNFQAARPPEEVKSAFDDAIAARENREQYVREAEAYANEVQPRANGQAQRILEEARAYKERTVLEAQGEVARFAKILPEYKAAPEITKERLYIETMERVLSHTRKVLVNDRGNNLMVLPLDQLMRGGQSAPGQNGQKGGNSSSLPAISDRNASRNDTSSYSPDNIMDQRRANAQRSDSQREGRE from the coding sequence ATGGCGTGGAATCAGCCCGGAAATAACGGACAGGACCGCGACCCGTGGGGAAGCAGCAATAATCAAGGCGGCAACTCTGGGGGAAATAAGGGAGGACGGGAATCCGGGCCTCCTGATCTGGATGATATCTTCCGTAAGCTGAGCAAGAAGCTTGGTGGACTGGGTGGTGGCAAACAGAGCGATAACGGTCAACGCGGCTCCGGCAGCGGAGGCAAAATCGTTGGCATCGTGGCTGTTGCTGCTGTAGTCATCTGGGCTGCAAGCGGTTTCTACACCATCAAAGAAGCGGAACGCGGCGTGGTAACGCGCTTCGGTAAGTTCAGTCACCTGGTTGAGCCCGGCCTGAACTGGAAACCGACATTTGTTGATCAGGTACGTGCGGTTAACGTTGAATCGGTGCGTGAACTGGCGGCTTCTGGCGTGATGCTGACCTCAGATGAGAACGTGGTACGCGTGGAGATGAACGTGCAGTATCGCGTGACCGATCCGGAACGTTATCTTTATGCCGTCACCAGCGCGGATGACAGTCTGCGTCAGGCGACTGACAGTGCGCTGCGCGGCGTGATTGGTCGTTCTACCATGGACCGCATTCTGACTGAAGGTCGTACCGTGGTGCGTAGCGATACCCAGCGTGAAATCGATGAAACAATTCGCCCTTACAACATGGGGATCGCGGTACTGGACGTCAACTTCCAGGCTGCCCGTCCGCCGGAAGAGGTGAAGTCTGCGTTTGATGATGCGATTGCCGCACGTGAAAACCGCGAACAGTATGTCCGTGAAGCAGAAGCTTACGCCAACGAAGTTCAGCCTCGAGCTAATGGCCAGGCGCAACGTATTCTGGAAGAGGCGCGCGCTTACAAAGAGCGTACCGTGCTGGAAGCGCAGGGTGAAGTGGCGCGTTTCGCCAAGATTTTGCCGGAGTATAAAGCCGCGCCTGAAATTACCAAAGAGCGTCTCTATATTGAGACAATGGAACGCGTGCTGAGCCATACCCGCAAAGTACTGGTTAATGATCGGGGTAACAACCTGATGGTACTGCCGCTGGATCAACTGATGCGTGGTGGTCAGTCTGCACCAGGCCAGAATGGTCAGAAAGGCGGTAACAGTTCTTCGCTGCCAGCCATCTCCGATCGCAACGCCAGCCGCAATGACACGTCGTCATACAGTCCGGACAATATCATGGATCAGCGTCGGGCGAATGCTCAGCGCAGCGACAGCCAGCGCGAAGGGAGAGAGTAA
- the hflX gene encoding ribosome rescue GTPase HflX codes for MFDRYEAGEQAVLVHIWFSQDKEVEDLQEFETLVSSAGVEALQVVTGSRKAPHPKYFVGEGKAVEIADAVKTTGASVVLFDHALTPAQERNLERLCECRVIDRTGLILDIFAQRARTHEGKLQVELAQLRHLATRLVRGWTHLERQKGGIGLRGPGETQLETDRRLLRGRISQILSRLERVEKQREQGRQSRAKADVPTVSLVGYTNAGKSTLFNAMTSANVFAADQLFATLDPTLRRLNVADVGDVVLADTVGFIRHLPHDLVAAFKATLQETRQATLLLHVIDGADLRVTENIAAVDTVLEEIEADEIPTLLVMNKIDMLDGFEPRIDRNEENLPIRVWLSAQTGAGIPLLWQALSERLSGEIAQHALRLPPEAGRLRSRFYQLQAIEKEWNEDDGSVGLQIRMPIIEWMRLCKQEPSLTSYIV; via the coding sequence TTGTTTGACCGTTATGAAGCCGGTGAGCAGGCCGTACTGGTACACATCTGGTTCTCCCAAGACAAAGAAGTAGAAGATTTACAGGAGTTTGAAACCCTGGTCTCTTCTGCTGGCGTTGAGGCGCTGCAAGTGGTTACTGGCAGCCGCAAAGCGCCACACCCCAAGTATTTTGTCGGTGAAGGAAAAGCCGTTGAAATTGCCGATGCGGTAAAAACAACAGGAGCATCGGTCGTATTATTCGATCATGCCCTTACGCCCGCTCAGGAAAGAAACCTCGAGCGCCTGTGCGAATGCCGTGTCATTGATCGCACCGGTCTGATTCTGGATATCTTTGCCCAACGCGCACGTACCCACGAAGGTAAATTGCAGGTTGAGCTGGCACAGCTGCGCCATCTTGCGACACGTCTGGTACGCGGCTGGACGCACCTTGAACGTCAGAAAGGCGGGATAGGCTTGCGTGGCCCGGGTGAAACACAGTTAGAAACCGACCGTCGTCTGCTGCGCGGACGTATAAGTCAGATCCTGTCACGTCTTGAGCGGGTTGAAAAACAGCGTGAGCAGGGACGACAGTCTCGTGCTAAAGCGGATGTGCCAACGGTTTCGCTGGTGGGTTACACCAATGCCGGCAAGTCGACCCTCTTTAACGCCATGACCTCTGCCAACGTCTTTGCCGCAGACCAGCTGTTTGCGACACTTGACCCTACACTGCGCCGTCTGAATGTTGCCGATGTCGGAGATGTCGTTCTGGCGGACACGGTGGGCTTTATCCGCCATCTTCCTCACGATCTGGTTGCCGCATTTAAAGCTACGCTGCAGGAGACACGTCAGGCGACGCTGTTACTGCACGTGATTGATGGTGCCGATCTTCGCGTTACGGAAAATATCGCCGCCGTCGATACCGTACTGGAAGAGATCGAAGCGGACGAAATTCCGACCTTACTGGTCATGAATAAAATCGATATGCTCGACGGATTCGAACCGCGTATCGATCGCAACGAAGAGAACCTGCCCATCCGCGTCTGGCTTTCCGCCCAGACTGGTGCAGGCATTCCGTTGCTGTGGCAGGCCCTGTCCGAGCGCCTGTCAGGTGAAATTGCCCAGCACGCGTTACGTCTGCCACCGGAGGCGGGGCGACTTCGCAGCCGTTTCTATCAGTTGCAGGCGATTGAGAAAGAGTGGAATGAAGACGACGGCAGTGTAGGATTGCAGATACGTATGCCCATCATTGAGTGGATGCGTTTATGTAAGCAGGAACCGTCGCTGACCAGTTACATTGTTTGA
- a CDS encoding DUF2065 domain-containing protein, with protein MKTSIWMALALVLVLEGLGPMFMPRAWRRMILTMTRLPDRLLHRFGGGLVVAGMVIYCMLSLHGNL; from the coding sequence ATGAAAACAAGCATCTGGATGGCGCTGGCGCTGGTGTTAGTGCTGGAAGGGTTGGGACCGATGTTTATGCCGCGCGCCTGGCGACGCATGATCCTGACGATGACGCGGTTGCCCGATCGTCTGCTGCACCGCTTTGGGGGAGGACTGGTCGTTGCTGGCATGGTGATTTACTGCATGCTCAGCCTGCACGGCAACCTCTAG
- a CDS encoding adenylosuccinate synthase, producing the protein MGKNVVVLGTQWGDEGKGKIVDLLTERANYVVRYQGGHNAGHTLVINGEKTVLHLIPSGILRDNVTSIIGNGVVLSPEALMKEMKGLEARGIPVRERLLISEACPLILQYHVAMDMARERARGAKAIGTTGRGIGPAYEDKVARRALRVSDLFNKETFAAKLKEVVDFYNFQLVEYYKEPAVDFDKVLSDVMEVADILTGMVVDVSELLDVARKRGDLIMFEGAQGTLLDIDHGTYPYVTSSNTTAGGVATGSGIGPRYVDYVLGIVKAYSTRVGAGPFPTELFDETGEFLCAQGNEFGATTGRRRRTGWLDAVAVRRAVQINSLSGFCMTKLDVLDGLKEVKICVAYRMPDGREVTTTPLAAENWEGIEPIYETLPGWSETTFGVKTLEGLPQAARDYIKRVEEVTGVPIDIISTGPDRSETMILRDPFDA; encoded by the coding sequence ATGGGTAAGAACGTCGTCGTACTGGGCACCCAATGGGGTGACGAAGGTAAAGGTAAGATTGTAGACCTTCTGACTGAGCGCGCGAATTACGTTGTGCGTTATCAAGGCGGCCACAATGCGGGCCACACGCTTGTCATCAACGGTGAAAAAACCGTCCTCCACCTGATCCCTTCTGGCATTCTGCGCGATAACGTAACCAGCATTATTGGTAACGGCGTAGTGCTTTCTCCTGAAGCCTTAATGAAAGAGATGAAAGGCCTGGAAGCGCGCGGGATCCCGGTACGTGAACGTCTGCTGATTTCTGAAGCCTGTCCGCTGATCCTGCAATATCACGTTGCGATGGATATGGCGCGTGAACGTGCCCGTGGTGCCAAAGCGATTGGTACTACCGGCCGTGGCATCGGCCCTGCTTATGAAGATAAAGTCGCTCGCCGTGCACTGCGCGTTAGCGACCTGTTCAACAAAGAAACCTTTGCTGCCAAGCTGAAAGAAGTGGTCGATTTCTACAACTTCCAGCTGGTTGAGTACTACAAAGAGCCGGCAGTGGACTTCGACAAAGTGCTGAGCGATGTGATGGAAGTCGCTGACATCCTCACGGGCATGGTGGTTGACGTCTCTGAACTGCTGGACGTTGCGCGTAAGCGTGGCGATCTGATTATGTTTGAAGGCGCGCAGGGTACGCTGCTGGATATCGATCACGGAACCTATCCGTACGTGACGTCGTCCAACACGACCGCAGGTGGCGTGGCAACCGGTTCAGGCATTGGTCCGCGTTATGTCGACTACGTGCTGGGTATTGTGAAAGCGTACTCAACCCGCGTGGGCGCAGGCCCGTTCCCGACCGAGCTGTTCGATGAAACTGGCGAATTCCTCTGTGCGCAGGGCAATGAGTTTGGTGCGACCACCGGACGTCGCCGTCGTACCGGCTGGCTGGATGCGGTCGCGGTTCGCCGTGCGGTTCAGATTAACTCCCTGTCAGGTTTCTGCATGACCAAGCTGGACGTGCTGGATGGCCTGAAAGAAGTGAAAATCTGTGTTGCTTACCGTATGCCTGATGGCCGCGAAGTGACCACGACGCCACTGGCGGCAGAGAACTGGGAAGGCATTGAGCCGATCTACGAAACCCTGCCAGGCTGGAGCGAGACCACGTTTGGCGTGAAGACGCTGGAAGGTTTGCCTCAGGCCGCACGCGACTACATTAAGCGTGTAGAAGAGGTAACGGGTGTGCCGATTGATATCATCTCAACCGGTCCCGATCGCAGTGAAACGATGATTCTGCGCGATCCGTTCGACGCATAA
- the hflC gene encoding protease modulator HflC, with product MRKPIVFLIIVVLVALYASLFVVQEGQRGIVLRFGKVLRDGENKPQVFEPGLHFKIPFLETVKTLDARIQTMDNQADRFVTKEKKDLIVDSYIKWRISDFSRYYLATGGGDVSQAEVLLKRKFSDRLRSEMGRLDVKDIVTDSRGRLTTDVRDALNTGSAGSDDEIATPAADDAIASAAARVERETNSSEPAPNPNSMAALGIQVVDVRIKQINLPTEVSDAIFNRMRAEREAVARSQRSQGQEEAEKLRAQADYQVTRTLAEAQREALITRGDGDAETARLFADSFSKDPDFYAFIRSLRAYENSFNSDQDVMVLSPDSDFFRYMKAPSNATR from the coding sequence ATGCGTAAGCCAATAGTATTTTTAATCATTGTCGTGCTGGTGGCGCTCTATGCGTCGCTGTTTGTGGTGCAGGAAGGGCAGCGAGGCATTGTTCTGCGCTTCGGTAAAGTCCTGCGCGACGGCGAAAACAAACCGCAGGTATTTGAGCCGGGTCTGCATTTTAAGATTCCATTCCTGGAAACGGTTAAAACGCTGGATGCGCGAATTCAGACGATGGATAACCAGGCCGATCGCTTCGTCACCAAAGAGAAGAAAGATTTGATCGTGGACTCCTACATCAAATGGCGTATCAGCGATTTCAGTCGCTACTACCTGGCTACCGGTGGCGGTGATGTTTCTCAGGCAGAAGTGCTGCTGAAACGTAAGTTCAGTGACCGTTTGCGTTCTGAAATGGGTCGTCTGGATGTGAAGGATATCGTCACAGACTCCCGTGGTCGCCTGACCACCGATGTGCGTGACGCGCTGAATACTGGTTCTGCGGGCAGCGATGATGAAATCGCCACGCCTGCGGCTGATGATGCGATTGCCAGCGCAGCAGCCCGTGTCGAGCGCGAAACCAACAGCAGCGAGCCGGCACCGAATCCGAACAGTATGGCAGCACTGGGTATTCAGGTTGTGGATGTGCGCATCAAGCAGATCAACCTGCCGACAGAAGTCTCCGATGCCATCTTCAACCGTATGCGTGCTGAGCGTGAAGCCGTAGCGCGTAGTCAGCGTTCACAGGGTCAGGAAGAGGCGGAAAAACTGCGCGCCCAGGCCGATTATCAGGTGACGCGTACGCTGGCTGAAGCCCAGCGTGAAGCCCTGATCACGCGCGGTGATGGTGATGCGGAAACGGCGCGGCTGTTTGCCGATTCGTTCAGTAAAGATCCTGACTTCTACGCCTTTATTCGTAGCCTGCGTGCCTATGAAAACAGCTTCAATAGCGATCAGGATGTGATGGTGTTAAGCCCGGATAGCGACTTCTTCCGATATATGAAGGCGCCCTCTAACGCAACACGCTAA
- the hfq gene encoding RNA chaperone Hfq, with the protein MAKGQSLQDPFLNALRRERVPVSIYLVNGIKLQGQIESFDQFVILLKNTVSQMVYKHAISTVVPSRPVSHHSNNTGGGSNNYHHGGSNTTAQPQPQQDGDNAE; encoded by the coding sequence ATGGCTAAGGGGCAATCATTACAAGACCCGTTTTTGAACGCACTGCGTCGTGAACGTGTTCCGGTTTCGATTTATCTGGTTAACGGTATTAAGCTGCAGGGTCAGATTGAGTCATTTGATCAGTTCGTCATTTTGTTGAAAAACACGGTGAGTCAGATGGTGTATAAGCACGCCATTTCTACCGTTGTTCCTTCACGCCCGGTTTCTCACCATAGCAATAATACCGGTGGCGGCAGCAACAATTACCATCATGGCGGCAGCAACACAACTGCGCAGCCACAGCCACAACAAGACGGTGATAACGCAGAATAA
- the nsrR gene encoding nitric oxide-sensing transcriptional repressor NsrR, producing MQLTSFTDYGLRALIYLAALPEDQQTNITEVTNTYGLSRNHMVKIINQLSRAGYVAATRGKNGGIRLGMPPRQIVIGDVVRKMEPLQLVDCASCSITPACRLKQALHDAVQRFLQELDSYTLADLVEGNTPLYEIILSKSPPEINIK from the coding sequence GTGCAGCTCACGAGTTTTACTGATTATGGCTTACGGGCGCTGATTTATCTGGCAGCGTTGCCTGAAGATCAGCAGACCAATATTACGGAAGTGACAAACACCTATGGTTTGTCCCGTAATCATATGGTCAAAATCATCAATCAGCTGAGCCGTGCGGGCTACGTTGCCGCAACGCGTGGTAAAAATGGGGGCATTCGCCTGGGTATGCCGCCTCGTCAGATTGTCATTGGCGACGTGGTACGCAAGATGGAACCGCTACAATTAGTGGACTGCGCCTCCTGTTCCATCACACCAGCCTGCCGTCTGAAGCAGGCACTGCACGATGCAGTGCAGCGCTTTTTGCAGGAGCTGGATAGCTATACGCTGGCAGATTTGGTCGAAGGTAATACACCACTTTATGAAATCATCCTGTCCAAATCGCCGCCGGAAATAAATATTAAATGA